The Buchnera aphidicola (Chaitophorus sp. 3695) genomic sequence AAAATAAATATATTATTTAATAAAAAATCAAAGTTTAATTTTTTTATTAAAAAAAAATTTATTGCTGGTATTGTATTACATGGATGGGAAGTAAAATCTATACGTCAAAGGAAAATTGATATTAGTCGTAGTTATGTAGTATTAAATTTCAATGAAATATATTTATTAAATTGTGAAATACAACCTTTACAAAATTCTACTTTTTTTAAATATAATTATATAAAAAAGAATAGAAAAATAAAATTATTACTTCTAAGAAAAGAAATTAATTTAATTTCTCATCAAATAAATAAATATAAATATACTATTATTCCTATTTCTCTTTTTTGGAAAAAATCTTTCTGTAAATTAGAAATTGGTTTAGCTGTAGGAAAAAATTTATATGATAAAAGACAATCTAAAAAAAATAAAACTTTAAAAAGAGAATTATCAAAAAATTTTAAACGTTTTCAATGTTAGTATGTCAAAAATTTTTTAAGATTTTGAAGATGAATATAAACAATCAATATGTCAACCGTTACTGGATGAAAATTGCTTTATTTTTAGCTAAAATTTCTTTTAATAAAGGAGAAATTCCTATTGGTTCAGTATTAATTAGTTCAAATAAAGTTATTGGTATGGGATGGAATAATTCCATTGAAAAAAATGATCCTACAGCACATGCAGAAATTATTGCATTAAGAAATGGAGGAAAATTTTTAAAAAATTATAGATTATTACATACTACTTTATATGTTACATTAGAACCGTGTATTATGTGTTTAGGAGCTATTTTAAATAGCCGAATTCAAACATTAATAATAGGAGCTAGTAGAAAAAATAATTTTAAAAATATTCTTTATGATACAAATTTTATTTATAATTCTAATGGATTTAAAATTAAAATCATAAAGAATATTTTAAAAAATGAATGTTCTAATTTAATTAAACAGTTTTTTATTAATCAAAGATAAAATATTATGCTTCTAAAATTACTATTGCTTGAGCATATTTTTTTTCATCTGTAAAACTAATATGTGATTTTTGAATACCTAATACTTTTTTTTTATATAAAGCATGTTCAAGATAATTTATTCTTAACTGTTTTTTTTTATTATAGTAAATTTCAATATTTTTAAATGATATGCTATTTTTCATTCCTGTTCCCATTGCTTTACATGTTGCTTCTTTAATAACAAAACTTCTTGTTAAGAATTTTATTTTTCTAATACTTTTATTATAAAAAAAAAATTCTTTTTCTGTTAAAATTTTTTTTATAAATTTTTTTTCGTATAAATTAAATATTTTTTTTATTCTTTTAATTCTTAATATATCAATTCCAATGCCTATAATTTTCATTTGATTCTTCTAAATATTACATATTTTATATGTAGTATATTATTTATATTTTTTATGTAATGAATTATTTTTGAATGTTTTTATCCATATAAAAAGATGTACTTTAGTATTTAAAATTTTTTCTAACTTTTTTTTAGATATCATACTACATAATTTTATTTTTTTTCCATTTTTTCCAATAAAAATTTTTTTTTGTCTGCAATATAATACAAAAATTTCAGAATGAATAATTATTTCTTGTCGTATATTTTTTTTAATTGATTTAATTTTTATTTTAGATGAATAAGGTAACTCATCTCCAAAATATCTCATTATTGTTTCTCTTATTATTTCATATATTTGAAATTTTAAAGAATAATTATTATTTTGATTTTTATGAAAAAAATGTTTATGCATAGGGATATTTTTTTTAATAATTTTTTCTAAAACTTTTATATTATCTCCTGTTTTTGATGATACAGGTATGATTTTTATTTGAGAAAATTTTTTATTTAAATATTTTATGAATGGTAATATTATATTTTTTTTTTTAATTTTATCTATTTTGTTTATAACAATTAAATTTGGAATATTTTTTTTATTCATAAAATTTAATAAAACAGTATGATTTTTATCCCAAATTATATTATCAATAACTAAAATTACTAATTTTAAATCTTTTAAAATATCATATTTAAATTTTAAATCTTTAGAAATATGTATATATTTTTTTTTTTTAAATCCTGGTGTATCAATATATATAAATTGATAATTTTTAATTGTTTTAATTCCTAAAATATTTTCTTGAGTCGTGTTTTTTTTTTTAGAAGTTATAGAGACTTTTTTTCCAATTAATTTATTCATTAAACTAGATTTTCCAGAATTTTGATTCCCTATAATTGCTATTTTTCCACAATATTGATTTTTTATTTTTTTCACTCTATTCCTAATTTGATTAAAGCATATTGAGCAGAGTTTTGTTCTGCTTTTCTTCTGCTAGATCCAATTCCAATTAAATTTTCAGAAATATTTAAAATTTTACATTTAACTGTAAATAATTGATTATGTGCTTCTCCATATACTTGTACTACAGTATAAGTAGGTAATGGTAAATGTTTAGATTGCAGATATTCTTGAAGTCTAGTTTTAGAATCTTTTTGTGCATCTCCAGGACTAATTTTTTCTAATCTTTTTTTATACCATTTTAATATTAGTTTTTCTATAGTTTTAATGTTGCTATCTAAAAATACACTTCCAATAATAGCTTCTACAGTATTCGCTAATATGGATTCTCGTCTAAATCCTCCACTTTTAAGTTCTCCTTGCCCAAGTTTTAAATACTCTCCTAATTCAAATTCATGTGCAATTTTTGCTAAAGTATGCCCTCGAACTAATGTTGCACGCATACGGCTCATATCTCCTTCATTTACATCAGGAAAGAATTTATATAAAGCTGTAGCAATTACAAAACTGAGAATAGAATCACCTAAAAATTCTAATCTTTCATTATGATTTATTCCAGAACTTCTATGAGTTAATGCTTGAGTTAAAAGTTCTTTTTTAGTATATACATATCCTATTATTTTTTGTACTTTTTCTGTTTCAGAGTAATCCATGATATACCAATGTTTTTTAAATTAAAAATTAATAATTAAAAATGTAAATTGTTTTTTTTAAAGTTGAAAAATTTTTATTTAACAATTGTTCCAATTCTATAAAATCTTATTCCAGTAGGCCATGCATTTGCATTTTGTTCTAAACTAAACCATACTATACTTACTTTTCCAATAATATTTGATTCAGGAACTAATCCCCAATATCTACTATCAGAACTATTATCTCTATTATCTCCCATGACAAAATAAAATCCTTTTGGAATAATCCAAGTTCCTAATTTTACTGATTTTTGTTTATAATAGAATTTTTCTTGATCCGTATACTTTTTTGATAAAAGAATATTATAATGATTTGCATTATTTATTTCTTCCATTATTACATGATTTTTTAAATCTAAAAGATTTTGTTCTGAAAAATTATTTTTTATAATTTTACTATATGTTACAAGATTCATTAAATATGAATATTTATTATATTTATTATAAATTGCAAGTTGCTTTGTGAAAGGATTATATTTTACTGTATCTCCTGGAATTCCAATAACTCTTTTTACAAAATTTAATTTTTTATTGCAAGGATATTTAAATATTATGATATCACCTCTAAGAGGATGTGTAATCGTAAATAGTATTTTTTGATTAAATGGATTTATTATATTATAAGCAAATTTTTTTACTAAAATATAATCTCCAATAAATAAAGAAGGTAACATTGAAGTAGACGGAATTTGAAAGGGTTCGAATATAAAAGCTCTAAAAATAAATGTAAAAAATAAAATTGGAAAAAAACTACTTATAGAATTTTCTTGTTTACTTTTATAATTATCATATTCTTTTTGTGTTAGATGATTTTTATAATATAAATTTTGAATAACTTGTAATATCCAGATTAAACCTGTAAAAGTCATAAGTAATATAAAAAATGTAGAAAAAATATTATACATTAATGTTTTTCCTTATTAAGAATTTTTGTTTAAATTTAAAATAGAAAAAAATGCTTCTTTTGGTAAATTTATATTTCCAATTTTTTTCATTTTTTTTTTACCTAATTTTTGTTTTTGTAATAATTTTTTTTTTCTTGAAATATCTCCTCCATAACATTTAGATAAGACATTTTTTCTTAATTGTTTTATAGTAGTACGTGCTATAATTTTATTTTTTACTGAAGCTTGTATTGAAATATCAAATTGTTGTCTAGGTATAATGTTTTTCATTTTTTCAATGATTTCTTTACCTTTTTTAAAACATGTTTTTTTATGTGTAATTATAGATAATGCATCAATTTTTTGATTATTAATTAATATATTTAAACATACTAAATTAGATTTTTTAAATTTTTTAAATTTATATTCTAAAGATGCATATCCACTAGAAACAGATTTAATTTGATCAAAAAAATTTAAAACTATTTCAGACATTGGAATATCATAAGTTAAAGATATTTGATGTGTATGGTAAACCATTTTTTTTTGAACGCCTCTTTTTTTTATACATAAAGAGATTATATTTCCAATATATTTTGAAGGCAATAAAATAATACATTCTGCAATTGGTTCTCGTATTTCTTTATATGTTCCTTTTTTAGGAAAGTTAACTGGAGAATTTATATGTAAAATTGCATTATTTTTTATAATTTTTACTTCATAAATTACTGTTGGAGGAGTAGAAATTAAATTTAAATTATATTCTCTTTCTAATCTTTCTTGAATAATTTCCATATGTAAAATTCCAAGAAATCCACATTTAAAACCAAAACCTAAAGCTGAAGAATTTTCTGGTTCATAAAATAATGATGCATCATTTAAGCTAAGTTTTCCTAAAGCATCTCTAAAATTTTCATATTGATTAGAATCAATTGTATATAATCCAGCATATATTTGAGGTTTAATTTTTTTAAAACCAGAAAGAGGATATTTGCAAGGATTATGAAAAGAAGTTAAGGTATCTCCAACTGGTGCAGCTAATATATTTTTAATACCACAAATAATCCATCCTACTTCTCCGCATTTTAATGTTTTTAAAGATATTTGTTTAGGTGTGAATATTCCAAGTTTTTCAACTTTATAATTTTTTTTTGAACTCATTACTTGAATAATAGATCCTTTTTTTAAATATCCATTTTTAATTCTAATTAAAGATACTACGCCTAAATAATTATCAAACCAAGAATCAATTATAATTGCTTGTAATGGTTTTTTTTTATTTCCTATAGGATAAGGAATTTTTTTAACAATTTTTTCTAATAAAAGATCAATACCTAAACCGGTTTTCGCTGAACAAGATATAGAATTTTTAGAAGAAATTCCAATGATATCTTCTATATCTTTTAAAATACGATTAGAATCTGCATGCGGTAAATCAATTTTATTAATTACAGGAATAATTTTTATATTCATATTTAATGCTGTATAACAATTTTCTAATGTTTGAGCTTCTATTCCTTGAGTCGCATCAATAACTAATAAAGCTCCTTCACATGCTGATAAAGAACGTTTAACTTCATAAGAAAAATTGACATGTCCTGGAGTATCTATAAAATTTAAGTAATATTTTTTATTATTTTTTGCTAAATATGTAGTAGTAACTGTTTGAGCCTTAATTGTAATTCCTCTTTCTTTTTCTATATCCATGGTATCTAACATACGTGTAGATATTTCTCTTTTTTTTAAATTTCCACAAATTTGAATTAATCTATCAGCTAAAGTAGATTTTCCATGATCTATGTGTGCAATAATAGAAAAATTTCTTATTCTTTTCATTAATTTTTATATACCAGAAATTATTTTAAATATATGATCATTCAATAGTTTTAAAAATTAAAATTATTATAAATACTTTTTTTTTTATTTTATTATATTATGATCTGTTGATATTATATTATTTAATAATTTAAATATTAATTATATAATAAAATTTTGTTTTTTAAATTTTTTTATTAAAATACTATACCATAGTTAATTATAAGAATAAAAAATTCAGTTAGTTTGAATTTATATAAAAAATTTTAAAAGGTTAATTTTATGACATGTAAAAAAAAAAAAGTTATT encodes the following:
- the era gene encoding GTPase Era, yielding MKKIKNQYCGKIAIIGNQNSGKSSLMNKLIGKKVSITSKKKNTTQENILGIKTIKNYQFIYIDTPGFKKKKYIHISKDLKFKYDILKDLKLVILVIDNIIWDKNHTVLLNFMNKKNIPNLIVINKIDKIKKKNIILPFIKYLNKKFSQIKIIPVSSKTGDNIKVLEKIIKKNIPMHKHFFHKNQNNNYSLKFQIYEIIRETIMRYFGDELPYSSKIKIKSIKKNIRQEIIIHSEIFVLYCRQKKIFIGKNGKKIKLCSMISKKKLEKILNTKVHLFIWIKTFKNNSLHKKYK
- the rnc gene encoding ribonuclease III; amino-acid sequence: MDYSETEKVQKIIGYVYTKKELLTQALTHRSSGINHNERLEFLGDSILSFVIATALYKFFPDVNEGDMSRMRATLVRGHTLAKIAHEFELGEYLKLGQGELKSGGFRRESILANTVEAIIGSVFLDSNIKTIEKLILKWYKKRLEKISPGDAQKDSKTRLQEYLQSKHLPLPTYTVVQVYGEAHNQLFTVKCKILNISENLIGIGSSRRKAEQNSAQYALIKLGIE
- the lepB gene encoding signal peptidase I yields the protein MYNIFSTFFILLMTFTGLIWILQVIQNLYYKNHLTQKEYDNYKSKQENSISSFFPILFFTFIFRAFIFEPFQIPSTSMLPSLFIGDYILVKKFAYNIINPFNQKILFTITHPLRGDIIIFKYPCNKKLNFVKRVIGIPGDTVKYNPFTKQLAIYNKYNKYSYLMNLVTYSKIIKNNFSEQNLLDLKNHVIMEEINNANHYNILLSKKYTDQEKFYYKQKSVKLGTWIIPKGFYFVMGDNRDNSSDSRYWGLVPESNIIGKVSIVWFSLEQNANAWPTGIRFYRIGTIVK
- the lepA gene encoding translation elongation factor 4 translates to MKRIRNFSIIAHIDHGKSTLADRLIQICGNLKKREISTRMLDTMDIEKERGITIKAQTVTTTYLAKNNKKYYLNFIDTPGHVNFSYEVKRSLSACEGALLVIDATQGIEAQTLENCYTALNMNIKIIPVINKIDLPHADSNRILKDIEDIIGISSKNSISCSAKTGLGIDLLLEKIVKKIPYPIGNKKKPLQAIIIDSWFDNYLGVVSLIRIKNGYLKKGSIIQVMSSKKNYKVEKLGIFTPKQISLKTLKCGEVGWIICGIKNILAAPVGDTLTSFHNPCKYPLSGFKKIKPQIYAGLYTIDSNQYENFRDALGKLSLNDASLFYEPENSSALGFGFKCGFLGILHMEIIQERLEREYNLNLISTPPTVIYEVKIIKNNAILHINSPVNFPKKGTYKEIREPIAECIILLPSKYIGNIISLCIKKRGVQKKMVYHTHQISLTYDIPMSEIVLNFFDQIKSVSSGYASLEYKFKKFKKSNLVCLNILINNQKIDALSIITHKKTCFKKGKEIIEKMKNIIPRQQFDISIQASVKNKIIARTTIKQLRKNVLSKCYGGDISRKKKLLQKQKLGKKKMKKIGNINLPKEAFFSILNLNKNS
- the smpB gene encoding SsrA-binding protein SmpB; amino-acid sequence: MITKKNKINILFNKKSKFNFFIKKKFIAGIVLHGWEVKSIRQRKIDISRSYVVLNFNEIYLLNCEIQPLQNSTFFKYNYIKKNRKIKLLLLRKEINLISHQINKYKYTIIPISLFWKKSFCKLEIGLAVGKNLYDKRQSKKNKTLKRELSKNFKRFQC
- the tadA gene encoding tRNA adenosine(34) deaminase TadA, which translates into the protein MLVCQKFFKILKMNINNQYVNRYWMKIALFLAKISFNKGEIPIGSVLISSNKVIGMGWNNSIEKNDPTAHAEIIALRNGGKFLKNYRLLHTTLYVTLEPCIMCLGAILNSRIQTLIIGASRKNNFKNILYDTNFIYNSNGFKIKIIKNILKNECSNLIKQFFINQR
- the acpS gene encoding holo-ACP synthase, which codes for MKIIGIGIDILRIKRIKKIFNLYEKKFIKKILTEKEFFFYNKSIRKIKFLTRSFVIKEATCKAMGTGMKNSISFKNIEIYYNKKKQLRINYLEHALYKKKVLGIQKSHISFTDEKKYAQAIVILEA